From the Bacillus carboniphilus genome, one window contains:
- a CDS encoding DUF58 domain-containing protein, with product MKKWKPYLLTFSKLLILLIISGIVFSYAMFQGGFVSWFLFYSFLPFAVYSFLLVFYPIRDFKVERMITHKERLAGENLPIRLRITRTVPIPLFFMIVEEQVSDKTANRFLTSLKSLVIPGFKRHFEMTFTIHRVPRGEHEFMGIRLKVGDLLGLIEKEVVIPFENRILIYPAYEDMVYRPVEHQYEQGMTSSNVKVQRDTTMAIGVRDYQPGDRFSWINWKATARKNEIMTKEFEQRRSHDVMILLDRDSSGQFERVVNYASSLTRAILKKGAQCGLTSIGSERTVIPSRDGEGQLQAIQYHLAKVEADSEQPLHKVIETERLSLVQQPIIMAITSRIDQKLLEEMRRLTLRNAQVFIFVIKSNNEKLTSEEVKLRAKSAQSGVWVRFVHEGEFSDSFVGVKR from the coding sequence ATGAAAAAATGGAAACCTTACTTACTAACGTTTAGTAAGCTTCTAATCCTATTGATCATATCGGGTATTGTATTTAGCTATGCTATGTTTCAGGGCGGATTCGTAAGTTGGTTCTTGTTTTATAGTTTTCTACCTTTTGCTGTTTACTCATTTTTATTAGTATTCTATCCAATTCGTGATTTTAAAGTTGAACGTATGATTACTCATAAAGAGAGGCTAGCGGGAGAAAATTTACCGATTCGATTAAGAATTACAAGAACAGTACCAATCCCATTATTCTTTATGATTGTGGAAGAGCAAGTTTCTGATAAAACAGCTAATCGATTCTTAACTTCCTTAAAGTCATTAGTAATACCTGGCTTTAAACGCCATTTTGAAATGACGTTTACCATCCATCGTGTGCCAAGAGGAGAGCACGAGTTCATGGGAATCCGATTAAAAGTAGGAGACTTATTAGGTCTTATTGAGAAGGAAGTAGTCATCCCCTTTGAAAATAGAATCCTTATATACCCAGCTTATGAGGATATGGTGTACAGACCTGTTGAACATCAATATGAACAAGGGATGACCTCATCCAATGTAAAGGTTCAGCGTGATACAACGATGGCGATTGGTGTTAGAGATTATCAACCAGGTGACCGGTTTTCTTGGATTAACTGGAAAGCCACAGCTAGAAAAAATGAAATCATGACCAAGGAATTTGAACAGAGACGTTCTCATGACGTTATGATTTTACTTGACCGGGATTCTTCAGGACAATTTGAGCGGGTTGTAAACTACGCCTCCTCGCTTACGAGGGCTATTTTAAAAAAGGGAGCTCAATGTGGGCTCACATCCATTGGAAGCGAAAGAACGGTCATTCCTTCCCGTGATGGAGAAGGACAGCTTCAGGCCATCCAGTACCACTTAGCTAAAGTAGAGGCAGATTCTGAACAGCCCCTACATAAGGTAATCGAGACAGAAAGGTTAAGTTTAGTACAGCAACCAATTATTATGGCTATTACATCTCGGATTGACCAAAAGCTACTAGAGGAGATGCGCCGGTTAACACTAAGAAATGCTCAAGTTTTCATTTTTGTTATTAAAAGTAATAACGAAAAACTAACTTCGGAGGAAGTTAAATTAAGGGCCAAAAGTGCTCAAAGTGGAGTATGGGTTCGCTTTGTCCATGAAGGGGAATTTAGCGATTCCTTTGTGGGGGTGAAACGATAA